From Quercus robur chromosome 8, dhQueRobu3.1, whole genome shotgun sequence:
agacacctgactgtttacttatctgtattgttgatgttattgttgtttcggcagttcaccttttgtataggcttgtttaagcccctctttgtaagttgtaatacatctttatattaataaaaattgttataattttaCTTCGCATGTTATATCTCTATGTTTCCAAAATGATAACGCAATGCATAGACATACAGTcttgtaaattctttttatttttaaaccgtGACCGACGTCTAGGACCAAAGTtccagttaataaaaagatcttgctctgtgtttataaaaataatcctgctcaataatactgaatcgaacaaatgatacttagggctgaaACTCCCATTAGGCAGGAACAGAAAggatattatgatgagcttactGAATCGGCCGAGCACAATACTGCCGACCTTAGAGTACAATACTTGGGGCCTTAACCCCTTATCAAAGAGAAGGGCGTTTCTACGAATTTGCAAGTGCTGTTCGGCAcaaaaatatagcatttgaatcaatgacaactagggccaaaatacttgctaagaAATAGGTGTAACCATAACTTTAGTAGAGTTgtttggcacaacaatgccgacctGTGAAGAACGATACTTACCCCAAAACTAGCCGAGATGAGAACTGAGTGCTCgatgcggtgtaggaagtaaccatccgaagacatatcacctgcaaaatgaacagccccctgAGGCTACTGAACAGTGgggcgtttcgccatcttcttaacactcttactggccttaaccttttacagtatttgagccgaggactttccccattcacgtagttggtttccccataggcttgagtccgaggaccacgcaaggcctcggttctgtctaagacttgtgttttttcttttgagtacttggtttccccataggcttgagtccgaggaccatgcaaggccttggttctgtccaaaacttttttgagtatttggtttccccataggcttgagtccaaggaccatgcaaggccttggttctgtccaaaacttttttttgagtacttggtttccccaaaggcttgagtccgaggaccatgcaaggccttggttctgtccaaaacttttttttgagtacttggtttccccataggcttgagtctgagaactatgcaatgccttggttctgtccaaaactttttttgagtacttggtttccccataggcttgagtccgaggaccatgcaaggccttggttctgtccaaaacttttttttgagtacttggtttccccaaaggcttgagtccgaggaccatgcaaggccttggttctgtccaaaacttttttttgagtacttggtttccccataggcttgagtctgaggactatgcaatgccttggttctgttcaaaactttttttgagtacttggtttccccataggcttgagtccgaggaccatgcaaggccttggttctgtccaaaactttttcttgagtacttggttttcccataggcttgagtccgaggaccatgcaaggccttggttctgtccaaaacttcttttgagtacttggtttccccataggcttgagtccgaggaccatgcaaggccttggttctgtccaaaacttttttgagtacttggtttccccataggcttgagtccgaggaccatgcaaggccttggttctgtccaaaacttttttgagtacttggtttccccataggcttgagtccgaggaccatgcaaggtcttgattctgtccaaaacttttttgagtacttggtttccccataggcttgagtctgaggaccatgcaaggccttggttctgttcaaaactttttttgagtacttggtttccccataggctcgagtccgaggaccatgcaaggccttagttctgtccaaaacttttttgagtacttggtttccccataagcttgagtccgaggaccatgcaaggctttggttttgtccaaaactttttgagtacttggtttccccataggcttgagtccgaggaccatgcaaggccttggttctgtccaaaacttttttgagtacttggtttccccataggcttgagtccgaggaccatgcaaggccttggttctgtccaaaactttttttgagtacttggttccccataggcttgagtccgaggaccatgcaaggccttggttttgtccaaaacttttttgagtacttggtttccccataggcttgagtccgaggaccatgcaaggccttggttctgtccaaaaccttttttttgagtacttggtttccccataggcttaagtccgaggaccatgcaagaccttggttctgtccaaaactttttttgagtacttggtttccccataggcttgagtccgaggaccatgcaaggccttggttctgtccaaaacttttttttgagtacttggtttccccataggcttgagtccgaggaccatgcaaggccttggttctgtccaaaacttttttttgagtacttggtttccccataggcttgagtccgaggaccgtgcaaggccttgattctgtctaaaacttttttgagtacttggtttccccataggcttgagtccgaggaccatgcaaggccttggttctgtccaaaacttttttgagtacttttttgtacttatttgcttttttcgcaggtcagcccctcgaccatggcggggagagttggcttgaggtcggaagcccctagagctgcccgtgccgttggcgCTGCAGGACGTAGCCCCTGACATAAGTTTATGTCGgaacaacaactgcatgtcaccgaagatgggggaaaacccgcgaatctctgcttgctagagagttgactcaaacgccACCTGCGCCAtcgcgcaagcctccccacagacggcgccaattgtaaggacacaattcgcaacgaaccacaacagtgttgggtttGCACGTGaaaaggcccagacaatatTATTTGTAGaacgtgggtttgaaaggctaggtcttggttacccggcggtgAGTTTTTTGTGGTGTGCATACATCGTTAAGGTAttttcacccctggagtctttctcctggaggtgggatgggaggctCTGCCTTTTTTGGCCCTTTTTCCCCAgcccctcttcttggtggaactttgggtctgccgaggactgaactgtcctcggctgcatttccgggccattttgtgctttatattattgagtttgggccatagccttctttggcttgggcctctcgactccccatgagtaagtgggtctggcccataaattattgggccccacatttatatattgtttttatgtCCTAATTAGTAACTGTCATAAAATAAACTCATTATTTATTGCTTTTGTGTCTTGGTAATTGTGATGAAATAAAGTGAATATGTTGAAAAATGAGGAATAATAAAAAgctaatgaataaataatatttaaataaaataggatTTGGAATAATAAATCTGAtgggatgaaaagaaaatgattagCTAAAACAGGAAAAATATGTTCTTATCTTCAAGTAGAGAGAAAAATGTAGGGATGCCCCTACCaatgttcttatatttttttaatttttgaaaagtatTACGTCTagaatattttcacaacaaatcctagacgATAAATTTTtactgattctaatttgaactcactactgaaattattcttttaccTGCTTTTAATAACCCCtcatataaaatttgttatgaaaatatattattagcatatcattttcttaatttttttttcttacttatttCTGACCATTGATTCGAACCAACCCCCACTcgcctttctctctctttctcttttactTGTTCTCCCCACCACATGCGTCAACACCCCAACCCAAACCCCACGCCGAATTACTTTTGTCTTTCAACTCCGACGACCTTTCcctttcttcttatttatttatttatttattatattattattttctattttcttgttTCTTGTCTCAGAAGAGTCAGAACAATCAATAACAAGGCTACAGTCGTTCTGAGTACAAGCCTACAGCTACAGTCGTTTTAGCTTTATTTGCTCACATGTCAGTCACGTGATGCAATTAGTGTTGTAATTAGTTTTGCACACGTGTCATTATTTAATTAGTTGTAACTAGAATTAATTAGTTAGATTTCATTCTGTTAGGCTTGTTAGTTAGTTTGTTGAGTTTGTTACATTTTCCCGCCAAGTCCTTAGGCTCCGTATGTGTTTATAAACAGAGCAGCACTTGTAATTATTTAGATCTTTTTTCTAATTTCTCTTTTGAGATTGTGAATTTCactctcaaaattctttttcaTCTTCCTAATTTTCCTTTGAATTCTTCTTCAAGAATAGTTTTCCTTGAATTCTTGTTTAGGAATTAGCTTTCCTTTATTTCCAAGGCTGAAGTTTCAGCAACTTCTGATTCTATTACTGCTCCTACAACAACAAACAGTAGAAGATTCCTCCAGTTCTTGTTAGCCAATTACTCATTGTCAAAAACTATCAAACTTGGCCTCGCTCAATGATCATGGCTCTCACGCCAAGACTAAAATTGGTTTTGTCAATggcacaatatatataccaatgAATACTGTCCAATTTTCAGTCGTTGGATAAGAAGCGACACAATGGTGCTCTCATGGATTCTCAATTCTATTTCTACAGACGTAGTTTCCAGTGTGATTATTTACATATAGACAGCTCGAGATGTATGTCTGGATCTTCAAGAGAGGTTTGCACAATGGAATGCACCTCGAATCTTTCAGATTTAGAAAGCAATCTCATTTCTTGCTCAAGATTAGTCCATTTTGAGTGCTTACTTTACTAGGCTTAAAAGACTTTGGAATGAGTTATCTAATTACAAGGCCTGGTCTGATTACCGTAATCAAGAATATGTTATGTATTTTTCAGTATTGTTTTCAAAGCAATTTAGAccacttttgagttgtgattactttcGAACTATCAAGATAACTTCAATTAACCTCTGTTAATATATCAAGATCATCATTAGGACTGAGAACTAAAGGTTATTAACCGGTATAAAATAAGGTGTTTATAGATGATTCTTTTTACTCAACCAGCATTCTCAAATTCAATATTAAGTGTGCCATCTTCAAACAATTACATCTCATTCATTTCAAATCCAAGTTGGGTCAAATCTAGCTATGTCCATTTTAAAATCCTGGATGTCTACTTACCAATGAAACAATTTTCACATAGAAATTCATTTTAGTCGGAAAGATAGggaaaaaatcatcaaattcttATATTTGAGCATATTAAAAGTTAGTCGTCTCTAAGCAACTTTTGACCCAAACTCAAACCTGTATAATATTGTAGAAGCCATTATAAGCCTTTAAAGTTCAAATAAGACTGGTGTCACATACATAGAGAATACAAGTGtgtataatttataaaatgtaTAGATGCAAAATATCAATCATAAGATATTTTATACAATGTAATTGATATAATGCTTGACTATCGAGCCTCAAACAAGGTAATAGTAATTCCATTGACTAAGGATGACTGGTTCTTGCTTGATGAAGGTGAATTTTTTCCTAGAAAGAAACCCGACTCTTTGGGTTTAGGTAATGAACCCTCACTGTGCAACATCATAACCACAAATGACTTATTTGTCTGATCATCGTGATGTTGTTGCAAACATAAGAAACTAATATGGAGGCAACATACAATCTTCGATAGGATGTCAGAGTCCTCTAAGCAAGTGTCAATCAGTTCTAAAGGCCTACCTTCTTTCCATAATTTCCATgcctaaaatatttaaaaattctttATCATTATTTGTACCATTATATGTAAGATAGAAGATGAAATTTGTTGAGAACTCACATGTCCAACAAGGTTTAGACTATGATTTGGATGGAACAAGCCTcgatttttctttccatttacTATCTCCAACAACAATATtccaaaactaaaaactttagattttactgaaaatatgCCATCAATGATGTATTCGGGTGCCATATAACCATTGCAAAAACATcattaaatatgaaaatattttattaaaaaaaattgtcaacaatAAAACATGTTGAGAATACGTACTATGTTCCAACCACTCTATTTGTGTTTCCTTCAGTCTGATCTCCACCAACAATTCTAGCCATACGGAagtcaaaaagttttggattcaTCTTACTATCAAGTAAAACATTGCTTGCTTTGAGGCCTCTATGTATAATCCTCAATCTAGAATCTTCGTGAAGATAGAGAAGCCCTCGCACAATCCCACAAATAAAGTTGAAGTGCATAGACCAACCCAAAACTTTAGCTCTTGTTTGATCTGAAAAGTTTCTCATTTATGTTAATACTAAATTCAAGTTGaataatgaaacaaaaaattggtattTCTTCAAATAACAATGAAAAATTTCATGAAGTTtggtaaaatttatttgttttagagAAGTTCAAACCAAAAATGAAGGAATCCAAGCTTCCATTGAGCATGTATTCATAGATTAGCATTCTCTCATCTCCTTCAATGCAATAGCCCAAAAGCCTAACAAGATTTCGATGTTGCAATTTGGCGATTACTATAACTTCATTTTTAAACTCATTCAATCCTTGTCTAGACCTCCGTGAAAGCCTTTTCACAGCAATTTCTTTTCCATCTATTAGAGTACcctgaaaattcaaatatccaAATAGCTTTTTTATTGAAGTTGAGTATGATGAGAATTGATTTTTTGTGATCTTTATAAAAGCACGCTGCAAAGTTACCTTATATATAAGTCCAAAGCCACCTTCACCAAGCTTGTTATTACTTGAAAAGTTGTTAGTGGCAATGGCTATGGTAGCTAAGGTGAAGAATGTGACCTCCACGTCTTCACTTTGGCCTTTAATGTTCTGGTCTATCATCACATTATTCTCCAATTTCTCTGCTAAGATCATGATGGGCTTCACATTATACACAAGAAATAATaatatggaaaatgttaaaTTCGGTTGAGGTACCCACTGATTAATTATACAATAGAattattatttgatttcaaATCAACTGAATTAGGCGATCCAAAATGCCAATATCAATAACCAAAATACAATAAGTAACCAAGTcataaagcaaaataaaataaagtaaaactaTAAACGCATAAGACATATAATATGATTCTGAAGTGAAAAACCTATGGAGAACTCTCTAAAAGAAAAGGGACTAAATGTGTAACCTACTCCCACTAAGGCAATTAAATATAAAAGGGTGTGTTTTACGGtcttgaaaaagtaaaaaattgtaTCTAGACTTTAAATTCCCAATAGGTAACTTACTACTACGACTCACAATAGCTTTAAAACTTTGAGCTGCTTCCTATATGGATTCCTTCGATTCCTCCATGAATGGCAAGTCTGTGAATTAACTAGATCCTATGGTGCACTCCAAGGTACCTCCTTGAATATTTGATCTATAGTCACCTCACTAGAAGAAAGGCTCTATGGTTTCGAACTTTATTTCACAAGATTTTATAAAACTGATAGGATTCTCTCAAGAAAGCTCATAGATGAGGGAGGGCTAGTCGGGGCCTTGCTTAATGGGATCTATATTTACAAGCTTGAGTCAACTTGGTGCCCTTGCTCGAGGCCAAAACAATAGTTTAGCCTTGTTTGAAAATGATTATGCAAATTTTATT
This genomic window contains:
- the LOC126694803 gene encoding G-type lectin S-receptor-like serine/threonine-protein kinase SD1-1, whose translation is MSAESNVSTTVPVRLMQTQMLKMEEVGCTMWFGDLIDIRRVAVNGQDAYMQDVYIQMPASEQVNPKEVKDKKKMKVIVIVVVAIAVVFGVLLITYCICKRTNFREKLENNVMIDQNIKGQSEDVEVTFFTLATIAIATNNFSSNNKLGEGGFGLIYKGTLIDGKEIAVKRLSRRSRQGLNEFKNEVIVIAKLQHRNLVRLLGYCIEGDERMLIYEYMLNGSLDSFIFDQTRAKVLGWSMHFNFICGIVRGLLYLHEDSRLRIIHRGLKASNVLLDSKMNPKLFDFRMARIVGGDQTEGNTNRVVGT